A single genomic interval of Dromiciops gliroides isolate mDroGli1 chromosome 1, mDroGli1.pri, whole genome shotgun sequence harbors:
- the LOC122735213 gene encoding 60S ribosomal protein L39: MSSHKTFRIKRFLAKKQKQNRPIPQWIRMKTGNKIRYNSKRRHWRRTKLGL, encoded by the coding sequence ATGTCCTCTCATAAAACATTCCGAATCAAGAGGTTCCTGGccaagaagcagaagcagaatcGTCCTATTCCTCAATGGATTCGAATGAAAACTGGTAATAAGATCAGGTACAATTCAAAGAGGAGACACTGGAGGAGGACCAAACTCGGACTGTAA